In Candidatus Hamiltonella defensa 5AT (Acyrthosiphon pisum), one genomic interval encodes:
- a CDS encoding IS630 transposase-related protein: MSHSVDFRRHVLNVREKEKWSIRETAKRFHIGATSITRWLKRIEKNPSSPRQRKIDKAALLKDVERYPDAYQHERAKRFGVCTKAIWSALKRLGVTYKKNPQSSQGQRRYEASLPKQDS; the protein is encoded by the coding sequence ATGAGTCATTCAGTTGATTTTCGCCGTCACGTGCTGAATGTAAGAGAAAAAGAAAAGTGGAGCATAAGAGAAACGGCAAAACGCTTTCACATCGGTGCCACTTCGATTACCCGCTGGCTGAAGCGAATTGAAAAGAACCCCTCTTCTCCCCGGCAGCGTAAAATAGATAAAGCGGCTTTACTCAAGGATGTTGAGCGTTACCCGGATGCTTACCAGCATGAAAGGGCTAAACGTTTCGGGGTGTGTACCAAAGCCATTTGGTCCGCCCTGAAACGTTTGGGCGTCACCTATAAAAAAAACCCTCAATCATCCCAAGGCCAACGAAGATATGAGGCAAGCCTTCCAAAACAAGATAGCTGA
- a CDS encoding VirB4 family type IV secretion system protein, whose protein sequence is MTNAGKTTLEACMLIHFSRWDPMIFSIDYNHSLENVLRASGTHYFTVSPGVYTGIQPFQFEDSPSLRQFLFDTVKLCAGKAEPDEEREIQDGIEAVMRHSVIENRSLSLMLQGIPKKGGNCLHTRLAKWCRNVDGHQGQYAWVLDAPVNLFDPKIFRRLAFDCTKILNKAYSGKHPEAMEVMLNTFFYLKRAMHATEPGSLLINVIAEYWVPLSFESTAEAIKEILKAGRTRGEILMMDTQSPEDALSTQYAPAVIQQVITQIWMANSKAKRESYREFGIEGKEFDKVVELIPSSREFMVKQGHQAVMVKFVLDEKLKYWLPLLSSTDENLAVAERIRRDLNTEDPSVWVCAFLAEMQQRHQQEKTS, encoded by the coding sequence ATGACCAACGCCGGAAAAACCACGCTTGAAGCCTGTATGCTCATTCACTTTAGCCGCTGGGATCCGATGATTTTTTCTATTGATTACAATCATTCACTGGAAAACGTGCTTCGGGCCTCGGGAACCCATTATTTTACCGTCTCACCGGGCGTCTATACGGGCATTCAGCCTTTTCAGTTCGAGGATTCGCCGTCTTTACGTCAGTTTCTGTTCGATACAGTGAAGCTGTGCGCGGGTAAAGCCGAGCCCGATGAGGAACGAGAAATTCAGGATGGTATAGAAGCAGTGATGCGGCACAGCGTGATAGAAAACCGCTCATTGTCGCTGATGTTGCAAGGGATACCGAAAAAGGGGGGGAACTGCCTGCACACCCGCCTGGCGAAGTGGTGTCGTAATGTAGACGGCCATCAGGGGCAGTATGCGTGGGTGCTGGATGCGCCGGTTAATTTGTTTGATCCCAAAATATTCCGTCGTTTGGCGTTCGACTGTACGAAAATCCTGAACAAGGCCTATTCTGGGAAGCATCCTGAGGCCATGGAAGTCATGCTCAATACCTTCTTCTATCTGAAACGGGCAATGCACGCGACGGAGCCAGGAAGCTTGTTGATCAACGTGATTGCAGAATATTGGGTTCCTCTCTCGTTTGAAAGTACCGCCGAGGCGATTAAGGAAATTTTAAAAGCGGGGCGGACTCGGGGTGAAATTTTGATGATGGATACCCAATCTCCAGAGGATGCGCTATCGACGCAATATGCCCCTGCGGTGATTCAGCAGGTGATCACGCAAATCTGGATGGCCAATAGCAAAGCAAAACGAGAGAGCTATCGGGAGTTCGGCATTGAAGGGAAAGAATTTGACAAAGTGGTTGAGCTCATTCCCTCCAGTCGTGAATTTATGGTCAAGCAGGGGCATCAGGCAGTGATGGTGAAATTTGTCCTGGATGAAAAATTGAAATACTGGTTGCCGCTGCTGTCATCAACGGATGAGAACCTTGCGGTGGCAGAGCGTATTCGCCGTGACCTGAATACGGAAGATCCGTCAGTCTGGGTTTGCGCCTTTCTTGCCGAAATGCAACAGCGTCATCAGCAGGAGAAAACGTCATGA
- a CDS encoding type II toxin-antitoxin system VapC family toxin, which translates to MFILDTNVISELRKVGDGKANKCVTNWLSSVNSQQLYLSVITLLELERGVLRIERKDDIQGKVLRRWLDGSVLPFFSGRVLPLDVAVVRKCARLHVPDPKPESDTLIAATALVHGFTIVTRNIKDFSATGVNLINPWEE; encoded by the coding sequence ATGTTTATTCTCGACACCAATGTGATTTCTGAACTCCGAAAAGTGGGGGATGGCAAAGCCAATAAATGTGTTACTAACTGGCTTTCCTCCGTTAATTCACAGCAACTTTATTTGTCCGTGATAACCTTACTGGAGCTTGAACGCGGAGTTCTGAGAATCGAGCGCAAGGATGATATTCAGGGCAAAGTTTTACGTCGGTGGCTTGATGGTAGCGTGTTGCCCTTCTTTTCCGGCCGTGTTTTACCTTTGGATGTCGCTGTTGTACGTAAGTGCGCCCGTCTTCATGTACCTGATCCAAAACCAGAAAGTGACACTCTCATTGCCGCTACAGCATTGGTTCATGGATTTACCATTGTTACCCGAAATATCAAGGATTTTTCAGCAACGGGGGTTAACCTCATCAATCCTTGGGAAGAATAG
- the vapB gene encoding type II toxin-antitoxin system VapB family antitoxin: MRKVAIFKNGKNRAVRLPVDMDFAGVNELMIQREGDTLVLKPVRPTWTTLPDNSEKADADFLVERETVIEEGRFSL, from the coding sequence ATGAGAAAGGTGGCCATTTTTAAAAATGGGAAGAACCGCGCCGTCAGGTTGCCTGTGGATATGGATTTTGCCGGTGTGAATGAACTGATGATTCAACGGGAAGGGGATACCTTGGTGCTGAAACCCGTTCGCCCCACTTGGACGACATTGCCAGACAACAGCGAGAAGGCAGATGCCGATTTTCTGGTAGAGCGAGAAACTGTGATTGAAGAAGGGCGGTTCTCCCTGTGA
- a CDS encoding type II toxin-antitoxin system VapC family toxin — MKKMYMLDTCICSFIMREQPLHLLQRLHACVDSKNQIVVSAITYAEMQYGVIGKKASPKHAVLVNQFIQRLNAVLPWDKAAVDTTVELKKQLSAAGTPIGVNDSAIAGHALSCGAILITHNLGEFSRVPGLIIQDWTQQKEDS; from the coding sequence GTGAAAAAAATGTATATGCTAGATACCTGTATCTGTTCATTCATCATGAGGGAACAACCGTTGCATCTTCTACAACGCTTACATGCCTGTGTAGACAGTAAAAATCAGATCGTCGTTTCCGCTATCACTTATGCAGAAATGCAATACGGTGTGATTGGTAAAAAAGCATCACCAAAACATGCCGTTTTGGTTAACCAGTTTATTCAACGGTTGAATGCGGTTCTACCTTGGGACAAGGCAGCAGTAGACACTACGGTAGAATTGAAAAAACAGTTAAGTGCCGCCGGAACGCCGATAGGCGTGAATGATAGCGCTATTGCCGGTCATGCCCTATCTTGTGGGGCCATCCTGATTACCCATAATCTTGGAGAATTTAGCCGCGTTCCAGGACTGATAATTCAGGACTGGACACAACAAAAAGAGGACTCATGA
- the stbB gene encoding StbB family protein yields the protein MKVAVLNYTGTVGKTTIAAHLLSPRMNNAPIFAIESINETAEGLGVDVEKMKGNKFRDLFKKIMLEDNAIIDIGASNIEEFMNNMIKFDHSHEEIDFFIVPVTAGTKEQKESISMLDSLSAIGIPPNKIRVIFNRVDSNVLEEFPFIIGFCKKEKSFIANTKCAIWENELFDALSVKGLTVDALMKDETDYKSLLKSKTKASEKDRHHWADMFGLKALSKSVKRNLDDVYLELFNK from the coding sequence ATGAAAGTGGCAGTCTTAAATTATACTGGCACTGTAGGCAAAACCACTATTGCGGCTCATTTGTTATCACCTCGTATGAATAATGCACCGATCTTTGCTATTGAATCCATTAATGAGACAGCAGAAGGATTAGGTGTCGATGTTGAAAAAATGAAAGGAAATAAATTTAGAGATCTCTTTAAAAAAATCATGTTAGAAGATAATGCCATTATTGATATTGGAGCTTCGAATATTGAAGAATTTATGAACAACATGATTAAGTTCGATCATTCACATGAAGAAATTGACTTTTTTATTGTACCAGTCACGGCCGGAACAAAAGAACAAAAAGAGTCCATATCCATGTTAGATTCTTTATCAGCAATAGGCATACCACCTAATAAAATTAGAGTGATTTTCAACCGGGTTGATAGCAATGTGCTTGAAGAATTTCCTTTTATCATCGGTTTTTGTAAAAAAGAAAAATCATTCATTGCTAATACTAAGTGTGCCATTTGGGAAAATGAGCTATTCGATGCCTTATCTGTAAAAGGACTGACTGTGGATGCTTTAATGAAAGATGAAACTGATTATAAATCCTTATTAAAATCAAAAACAAAAGCGTCAGAAAAAGATCGTCACCATTGGGCTGATATGTTTGGGTTAAAAGCCTTATCAAAAAGCGTCAAACGAAATCTTGATGATGTGTATTTAGAGCTATTCAATAAATAA
- a CDS encoding type IV secretion system protein, which translates to MTDLENLRKKTAVTVLLAGIYLFMPGSKAEIPTISPAELAQQVTHAKQQSREAVAQLKKAKEAIAQTKSQYDHYQKLIQGNSKLGDFLNDPVVNNLIPMGDWEDIYNDIESLPNLRQRYGLTSVDPEVQKAFDQLLMKAGTLEKEKKASDQRVLNAQKLRAKLNVVQTPQEKQDLSLRYQQEMLELQIQQTRLQNMRALAEEKEKLADRKRAQDFTDYMLRKRPDLPK; encoded by the coding sequence ATGACCGACTTGGAAAATCTGAGAAAAAAGACGGCAGTGACTGTTCTGTTGGCGGGGATTTATCTATTTATGCCGGGGAGCAAGGCAGAGATACCGACCATCAGCCCTGCGGAATTGGCCCAGCAAGTGACCCATGCCAAGCAACAGTCGAGGGAAGCCGTAGCACAACTCAAAAAAGCCAAAGAGGCGATTGCGCAGACGAAAAGCCAGTATGATCATTATCAAAAATTGATTCAAGGGAACTCAAAATTGGGAGACTTTCTTAACGACCCTGTGGTCAATAACCTGATCCCGATGGGCGATTGGGAAGATATTTACAACGATATCGAGAGCCTACCCAATTTACGCCAGAGGTACGGTTTGACCTCCGTTGATCCTGAGGTACAAAAGGCGTTTGATCAACTCTTAATGAAGGCGGGCACGCTGGAAAAAGAAAAAAAAGCGAGTGATCAGCGGGTGTTGAATGCGCAAAAATTGCGGGCGAAACTGAATGTGGTGCAAACGCCGCAGGAGAAACAGGATTTGTCGTTGCGCTATCAGCAAGAAATGTTAGAACTTCAGATTCAACAGACTCGGTTACAGAACATGAGGGCATTAGCAGAAGAAAAAGAAAAACTGGCCGACCGAAAGCGAGCTCAGGACTTCACCGATTACATGCTCCGAAAGCGGCCCGATCTGCCAAAATAG
- a CDS encoding type IV secretion system protein, with protein MDVYIAKTLYQAIDEGLKGTIAIGTANVMTLTGVIFGTCWLIHLTLKSIYWLFQGLDVAFQDLLLTLGKASFIIYFAFNVRWYIDTVVPVVNGLPNWMAQTLSSSGLAQSNQVDTVISNFFTALNNTIGALEFSIWKEAAAMCLGFLALLFFLLGGIPFIMVVVGTLITLKAATSIILVVGPIFIAFSLFDQTRQWFWGWVSVIGGFMLTQILFGVVLAIELNFIHSVIIKNGKIETDILSCFALLLYFSAFTLLATELPNYAASIMGGTPSGGVSGVGGILGRGTGLRAAGNMSQAAGKGIMKGVNKLRNRNRIT; from the coding sequence ATGGACGTGTATATTGCAAAAACGCTATATCAGGCCATAGACGAGGGGTTAAAAGGCACCATTGCCATAGGGACAGCCAATGTCATGACTCTGACCGGTGTGATATTCGGCACCTGCTGGCTTATTCATTTAACTCTAAAAAGTATTTACTGGCTTTTTCAGGGATTAGATGTGGCATTTCAGGATTTGCTTTTAACCCTCGGTAAAGCCTCATTTATTATTTATTTTGCTTTTAACGTTCGCTGGTATATCGATACGGTGGTACCCGTGGTTAACGGGTTGCCTAACTGGATGGCGCAGACGCTTTCTTCTTCAGGATTAGCGCAGTCTAATCAGGTAGATACTGTGATATCTAATTTTTTCACCGCATTAAACAATACGATAGGGGCTCTAGAGTTCAGTATTTGGAAAGAAGCCGCCGCTATGTGTCTTGGGTTTCTGGCTCTCCTGTTTTTTCTGTTGGGCGGGATACCCTTTATCATGGTTGTGGTGGGGACCCTGATTACCTTAAAAGCGGCCACCTCAATCATTCTGGTGGTGGGGCCCATTTTTATTGCTTTTTCTTTATTTGATCAGACGCGGCAATGGTTCTGGGGCTGGGTGTCAGTCATCGGTGGCTTTATGCTGACGCAAATATTATTTGGTGTGGTCTTGGCGATTGAATTGAATTTCATTCATAGTGTGATCATAAAGAATGGCAAAATAGAGACGGACATATTGAGTTGTTTCGCCCTACTGCTTTATTTTAGCGCCTTTACTCTGTTAGCGACTGAACTGCCTAATTATGCCGCCTCTATCATGGGAGGTACTCCTTCTGGGGGTGTGAGTGGCGTGGGTGGGATATTGGGACGAGGTACGGGATTAAGAGCGGCGGGGAACATGAGTCAAGCGGCGGGTAAAGGCATCATGAAAGGCGTCAATAAATTAAGGAATAGAAATAGAATTACTTAA
- a CDS encoding calcium-binding protein: protein MTTLEEYIYPDDVESRLNAYSSVQNIPKNELESVDSEHYYFEPSPLHGVNDLIEATSHSDRPEPTLKNVTLFKIERGVNQGPLTTLFHLGDGNDRARGQGERKNIFKGGDGTKHYTGGNQADVFYLFTATVPETRSYFNGGEGEDLIIAERDLKGTPYQGYGINLQKNEVRFRINQTENFWPLIGNLKEIEHIHGHMNTPDYLVGNEKNNILNGLGGRDEIWGHEGNDTLILEQGITSGGPGIDHTIILKNTQPHPVTVRIDDEGEEALSLITFQYRYEEIKDFTLHLNDDEQYDLQILLKAKDKAETTVIIKNAYQCEGAGKNQLLSSSAYIFNTSDGISLFAQFPELIQKNAQGEFPFIPRFQTQYTTLLDAPHQDYFKMQEPDNIRLSLNKSPDGDFVSVGKDTLRLSLNTQLVLNDTPFDDILNGDRQDNVLISSRGNDKLRGGKGQDIYQIQMKDSAQTERTVSIDNKDDQAEPEVDLLMLPFKIEDLQIETSGQHVILSPSNEPQTNLRIKLLDFIRDRAYRHLMLMDVEQQLFEISLNQEKTPYFSHPQSHVNETENADFLRIYGGDFLADNTLDAKEGNDNIFDDSARLHTLRGGEGDDTIITTKGNKKLFGDAGHDQLFSGQGDDELNGGQGNDRLSGGKGDDTYWIERDHGLTNIEDSGGNDKIVLTGMALNDLRVVKKDEDMYLFSAQEDAQNPFSIKIKKGASSSEHKIEHLFVNGQLALIEEIASWDANEKQAFIDQHNHAFLFQCGPFSGLGELFNRH from the coding sequence GTGACAACATTAGAAGAATATATTTATCCTGATGATGTAGAAAGTAGATTAAACGCATATTCTTCTGTTCAGAATATCCCCAAAAATGAACTTGAGAGTGTGGACAGTGAACATTATTATTTTGAACCCTCTCCTCTACATGGGGTAAACGACCTCATTGAGGCGACTTCTCACTCAGACAGGCCCGAGCCAACCTTAAAAAACGTCACCCTCTTCAAGATAGAGCGAGGAGTGAATCAGGGGCCACTGACCACCTTGTTTCATTTGGGCGATGGCAACGACAGGGCCAGAGGGCAAGGAGAGAGAAAGAATATTTTTAAAGGGGGAGACGGGACGAAACATTATACGGGAGGCAATCAAGCCGACGTCTTTTATTTGTTCACGGCGACTGTGCCTGAGACGCGAAGTTATTTTAACGGAGGTGAGGGAGAAGATCTGATCATCGCGGAGCGCGATTTAAAGGGCACCCCTTATCAAGGATATGGGATTAACTTACAGAAAAACGAAGTGCGTTTCCGTATCAATCAAACAGAAAATTTTTGGCCCTTAATAGGGAATTTAAAAGAGATTGAGCATATTCATGGGCATATGAACACCCCGGATTATCTGGTGGGGAATGAAAAAAACAATATTCTGAACGGATTGGGAGGAAGAGATGAAATCTGGGGACATGAGGGAAACGACACCTTAATCCTGGAACAGGGCATCACCAGCGGGGGCCCGGGGATTGATCACACTATTATCCTGAAAAATACCCAACCTCATCCGGTGACAGTCAGGATTGACGACGAGGGAGAAGAGGCCCTCTCTTTGATCACTTTTCAGTACAGATATGAGGAAATCAAAGACTTTACACTTCATCTCAATGATGATGAACAATATGATCTGCAAATTCTTTTAAAAGCAAAAGATAAGGCAGAAACGACTGTCATCATAAAAAATGCGTATCAATGCGAGGGGGCAGGGAAAAACCAATTGTTGTCAAGCAGTGCCTATATTTTCAATACATCGGATGGCATCTCCTTATTTGCCCAATTTCCTGAGTTGATTCAAAAAAATGCTCAAGGAGAGTTTCCCTTTATTCCCCGGTTCCAGACCCAGTACACGACCCTGCTCGATGCCCCCCATCAAGACTATTTTAAAATGCAAGAGCCAGACAACATCAGACTGAGCCTCAACAAAAGCCCTGACGGGGATTTTGTGAGTGTGGGTAAAGACACCCTTCGACTGAGCCTCAATACCCAGTTGGTCCTCAACGATACGCCTTTTGATGACATTTTAAATGGCGACAGGCAGGATAATGTGCTGATCAGCAGCAGAGGCAACGACAAGTTAAGGGGAGGAAAGGGGCAGGATATCTATCAGATTCAAATGAAAGACAGCGCTCAGACAGAGCGCACCGTCTCTATCGACAATAAGGATGATCAGGCTGAGCCTGAGGTCGATCTGCTGATGTTACCGTTCAAGATAGAGGACCTTCAGATCGAAACCAGCGGTCAGCATGTGATATTAAGCCCATCGAATGAGCCTCAAACAAACCTCAGGATAAAGCTGCTCGACTTTATTCGCGACAGGGCTTATCGACACCTCATGCTGATGGATGTTGAGCAGCAGTTATTTGAAATTTCCCTGAATCAGGAGAAAACCCCGTATTTTTCTCATCCACAGAGCCACGTGAATGAGACAGAAAACGCCGATTTTTTGCGGATTTATGGAGGAGATTTTTTGGCCGATAACACCCTGGATGCCAAGGAAGGCAATGACAATATTTTCGACGACAGTGCTCGTTTACATACCCTCAGAGGAGGGGAAGGTGACGACACCATTATTACCACGAAAGGCAATAAAAAGCTCTTTGGGGATGCTGGTCATGACCAGTTATTTTCAGGACAAGGGGATGATGAACTCAATGGCGGCCAAGGAAACGACCGTCTTTCAGGAGGGAAAGGAGATGACACTTATTGGATCGAACGTGATCATGGGCTGACCAATATCGAAGACAGTGGGGGAAACGATAAAATAGTGTTGACGGGAATGGCCCTGAACGATCTCAGAGTGGTCAAAAAGGATGAAGATATGTATTTATTTTCAGCGCAAGAGGACGCACAAAACCCTTTTTCTATCAAAATAAAAAAAGGAGCCAGTTCTTCTGAACATAAGATAGAACATTTATTTGTAAACGGACAACTCGCTTTAATAGAGGAAATCGCTTCGTGGGATGCGAATGAAAAACAGGCATTCATCGATCAGCATAATCACGCTTTCCTGTTTCAATGTGGGCCTTTCAGTGGATTAGGAGAGCTGTTTAATCGTCATTAA
- a CDS encoding type II toxin-antitoxin system Phd/YefM family antitoxin, translating to MTTLTSKEFNHEVGKAKRAACQGAVFITDRGKPTHVLLSIDEYRKMTQHSHKNIVEALSMPYLSEIPFETTRLTILTHDKDIF from the coding sequence ATGACGACACTAACCAGTAAAGAGTTCAATCATGAAGTAGGGAAAGCCAAACGCGCCGCTTGTCAGGGGGCTGTTTTCATTACAGACAGAGGTAAACCTACCCACGTCCTGCTTTCTATCGATGAATACAGAAAAATGACACAGCACAGTCACAAAAATATCGTTGAAGCGTTATCGATGCCCTATCTATCAGAGATACCATTTGAAACCACTCGGTTAACTATTCTGACACACGACAAAGATATTTTTTGA